Below is a window of Phycisphaerae bacterium DNA.
GGCGGCGGTTTCGAGCCGCCAGGAAATCTACCCTCGCCAGATGGGTGCCGGCCGAGCCATCAAACTGTCGCAGGGTGCATTGGTCGGCGCTCGGTTCCTAACAGTGGAAAACGTCCAGCAACGAGTCAGCAGTCGCTACCCCCAGGCAGCGCCACTGCCCGGCAGACCACAACTGGACAAACTCCTCAATGACGCCGGCCTCGAGCTTTCGTGGAAAGCCGACCATCCAGGCGCCGGCGCATACGTTAGCACGGCGAGAAACGTGCTGAGCATCACCGATGCATCGGGCACGCCCTCCCGATTCCCTACCGTTGCGCGGACGACGCCATCAGCGAGTGTGCAGTCAGCTCAGATTCCGCCCGAGATAGCCGAAGCGCGCCAGTTCGAAGAGAGGCTTCGGTACGCCGAGAAGGACGGCGCGTTCTTGGCACTCACGGCCAAGCCGAATCTCTACGAACGGGCGCGGCAGGAGTTGCTCAACCGATTCGATGTCCGGCCACTTGATCTCGAGCGCGTCTTCCTCGATTCGCTTCGACAGGCAGCCGAAGAAGTCGGCGCCGATTGGAACGTGGTCGTGAAGGCGGATGCGGCCGGCCCGAACAGTACGGACTGGCGCAACCTCAATCATCTCATCGCGAGCAAGGTCGTTCCCAAGGTGGAAGAGGCGATTGTGCAAGATGGCAAGACCGTCGTGATTTACCATCTGAATTGGCTGGGGCGGTACGACCAAGTGGTCATGCTCTCACGTGTGCAGCAGGCCGTACAGGACGGGCGCGTTCACGGCACCTGGCTGCTGATCCCCGGCAGCCCACAAACGGAGATGCCGCTTCTCGACGGGAAGGCCGTCCCAGTGATCACGAACAACCAGTGGGCGGCCGTTCCCAAGAGCTGGTGTCAGAACCTGCATCGGACCGACCCGGCGAACGGCAACGGCAAGAAGTCCACGACCGGGAAGGCTGAAGTAACAGGATCCGAGAAGGCATAGATGATTGACCGCAAACAACTGCTTGCTGATCTCAAGCCGCTCCTCAAGGAGTTCGAAGCGGATCTTCGCGCGCGGTGCGATGAGGTTCCGCAAATCGACGCTGATCTTCAGAAGGAGTACGCCCAAGCAAAGGATGCTGGCCGCACTGGGGATGCGTACGAAGCATGGCGCGCGGATCTGATCACGCAGGTCGCGGCCGCGTGGGTGCTGTCGTGCGTCTTTGTGCGCTTCCTCGAAGACAACGAGTTGATCTCGCCACCACGGATCTCCGGGCCGCTGCATGGCGCGGGCGACGGGCGCGGGATGGCGCGGGCTCGCGACGAGCGGGACCTGTACTTCAAGGACCATGCGAAAAACACCGACCGTGACTATCTGTTGGCTGTATTCGATGACATGGCCAAACTGCCGGGCGCGAAGGACATCTTTGGTCCGCACAACCTTGTTAACGCCTACCGCGATTGGCTCTCTGGCGACGCGGCACAGAAGCTGATCGAGTTCTTCCAGAGGATCGACAAAGACGAGAGCGGCGAGCTTGTTCACGACTTCACCGATCCGACCTGGGACACGCGTTTTTTGGGCGACCTGTATCAGGACCTCTCTGAGGCAGCGCGTAAGAAGTACGCATTGCTGCAGACGCCGGTGTTCGTCGAGGAATTCATCCTAGACCGGACGCTGGAGCCGGCCATCGACGCGTTTGGCCTCAAGGGACTCAGAATGATCGACCCCGCGTGTGGCAGCGGGCACTTCCTACTGGGAGCGTTTGCTCGAGTACTGAAGCGTTGGCGCACCTTGGAACCAGCGACACCTGATCGTGAGTTAATAAACAATGCTGCAGCATCGATACATGGAGTTGATTTGAACCCGTTCGCGGTTGCGATCGCACGCTTTCGGCTATTGGCGGCAGCGATGCGCGAGTGTCACCTTCGCAGATTAGCGCACGCACCAACATTCCGATTCAGGCTGGCATGTGGCGACTCACTTCTTCACGGGGCGCGCGAGAGTGACCTGGGCCTTGTTGCGGATCCACTGGGGCAACATGTCTATGGCGCAGAGGATCTCCCGACACTCCGCCAGATCCTCCGACCGAACCACTACCACGTAGTCGTTGGGAATCCCCCGTACATTGCTGTCAAGGACTCGGCACTTCGAGCTCACTATCGTGATAGGTTCACAACCTGTTACGGGAGATACACGCTTTCTGTGCCATTCTTCGAACGCTTCTTCGATCTGGCAATCCAACCATCTGATTCGCGCGATGTTTCCCAGTCCGGTTTCATTGGCAAGATCACTGCGAACGCCTTCATGAAACGCGAATTCGGGAAGAGGCTCATTGAAAAATACCTCGCCGGTCTCGATCTCACGCATGTTATCGATACAAGCGGTGCATACATTCCTGGTCACGGAACTCCGACCGTCATTATCTTCGCCCGCAACAGGCTGCCGGTCGGTGACCAAGTCCGGGCGGTGATGGGCATCCGCGGAGAGCCGCGTGCCCCAGAAGATCCCGCACGCGGATTGGTCTGGACTGCCATTCTTCATCAGATCGATGTGCCAGGCAGTGAAAGCACTTATATTAGCGTCGCAGATAGTGACCGGAAGCACTTCGCAAATCACCCTTGGTCGATTGGCGGCGGAGGCGCTGCCGATTTGAAGGCGTCGCTTGATGAAGGGTGCGAGCTGCGCGTTGTCGATGTAGCAGAGAGTACCGGGATCATGTCTGTGACAGGGGAGGACGAACTCTACATCTTCCCAGATGTCTTGGCGATCCGCCGATTGCGCATTGAGGCATCTCGATCCCTTGTCATGGGCGACCAGATTCGAGACTGGCAGTGCGATCAGCCGCGCCCGGCGCTTTGGCCATATGACACCGACCTAAAACCAAGGCCACTCGAAAGTATGCCCAACATGGCGCAACTGCTTTGGCAGCACCGATCCGTACTGTCACGTCGTAAGAAGTTCGGTACTCCGATGCTTGAACGAGGCATGACTTGGTACGAGTGGCAGGAGCTTTATACTGACAAACTCAAGACAGCGTTGGCTCTGGTCTATGGCGAGGTTGCTACGCATAATAACTTCGTGTTTGATCGTGGGGGGCGCATCTTCAACCGAACAGCGCCCCTCATCAAACTGCGCTCAGACGCAACGGACTCCGATCACTTTCCTCTTCTTGGCATATTAAACTCCTCACTGACTTGCTTTTGGTTAAAGCAGGGCGCACACAACAAAGGAGATTCGACCGACGATCAGGGCGCACGAACAACTGGCGACGTCGCCTTCAACACGTACGCCTTCAATGCTCGCTTGCTCGAAAGGCTACCGCTGCCAAGCGAACGGCCTCAGGCCATCCCACGCCAGCTTGACAAACTATCGAGGCGCTATCGCGAACTAACTCCTGACGCAAACGGCTTATTGACTAACAACACAGAACGGGAGGCAGCCGCCGCTGAGGCTGAGCGAACGCTCGGAAGGCTAATCGCACTGCAAGAGGAACTCGATTGGGAATGCTATCAGCTCTATGGCATCATAGACAATGCACCACTATCCGAAGATCCCCCACCTATTCATGGTGGAGAACGGGCGTTTGAGTTCGTCCTCGCCCAGAGGATCAAGACTGGCGAAGAAGAATCGACGTGGTTTCAACGACACGGATTCGTACCCCGCACTGAAATGCCGCCCGAATGGCCAAAGCAGTACAGAACGGTTGTGCAGAAACGGATCGATTTCATACGGAATGACCCGAGAATTGGGTTAATTGAGCGGCCCGAAAACAAGAGGCGGTGGCACGTGGAATCTCGACCGCCACAAGAACAGCGAGCGTGCCGAGCTTGGCTTCTGTGCCGTCTAGAATACTTATTCGATCTGGATGGTCGGATGAATGAAGAGGGACTGCTGACGGCACACGCATCGCTTCGTGAGCCGCGTGTTACAAACACAGCGCAGGTTGCCGACTTAGCTCGTGTGGACACGGATTTCATGCAAGTGGCAGCTTTGTATGCTGGACGGATGGACTTCGATGTAGCGAGGCTCGTAGACGAGTTGATCGCGGAGGAAAGTGTGCCGGCGCTACCCGTTCTGCGCTACAGACCGAGCGGCTTAGATAAGCGCGCCGTTTGGGAGCGAACGTGGGACTTGCAGCGTGAAGAGGACCGCCTCACTGCCGCTCGTGAGGCGGCGCACGACGCGCTTCAGGCTGAAGAGGATCGGATACGTGAGCGGTTCCCGGAAGAGACTCGGGAGTTGAAGGCATCACGTGCGTTGTTGCTTGACTTGTGCAAGAAGCTATACCGCGATTTCGCACCTAAAGCTGAGGTGACGTGGGAATATGAGCCTGAGATCACGGCAGGCGTGCTCCTAAGTCACGGTGTTCCGTCAGAGGGGCTAATTCTCGCCCGTCAGATGGAAGACCTGAAGAACACCGTTCACAAGCAATCCATGAATCTCGACAGCCTCGTACGAGAGCCGTGCAAGGATGACAGGGATTACCAGGCGGCGTTGGAACATCTCGACTCTATTCCGCAGCCACCTGAGATCGCGGTGCCCCCAAAGTACAAAAGCTCAGACTTCCTCGACGGCAACTACTGGCGCCTGCGTGGCAAGCTGGATGTGCCCAAGGAACGCTGGGTGAGCTTCCCCTACTGCGAGGGCGAGGACGGCACGCTCGTCATCGCCTGGGCCGGCTACGACCACCTGCAACTTGCCCGCGCGATCGCCGAGCGCTACGAGCTGGCCAAGGAACAGGAAGGTCGCAAGCTCGTGCCCCTGCTCGCCGCCATCGGCCAGCTCATCCCCTGGCTCAAGCAGTGGCACAACGAGCTAGACCCGGCGTACGGCACCCGCATGGGCGACTACTTCGAGAACTACCTGGCCGAAGAGGCCAAGGCGATCGGCAAAACCGTGGACGAAGTCATGGCTTGGAAACCGCCTGCAGACGCGATACAAAAAAAACGGCGGAGAAGAACGAAGGTAACGTAGATAGTCGTGAATGTGCGAGGTGCCTGTCTTTTGGCATCGATGCTCGGTCGGAACACGGCGCAAGACCAAAAAGGGAAACGCGATGGGAAAACAATTGAAGCCGGCAGGCATGCCGCTCAATGTATGGACTCCAATCAATGGCAAAGCGCCGGCCGAGTGGAAGCGTAATGAGATACCGAAGTCTCCCGGCGAATACCAACTCATATGCACGGACGATAACGGAGATCCAATCAAGTTCCCGGTTAGGAGTGACTTGGATTGGGACGACGACAGCAAGGAAACCATGGAGAAGGAAGCAGAGTTCTACCAAGGCGTTGTTTACATTGG
It encodes the following:
- the pglX gene encoding BREX-2 system adenine-specific DNA-methyltransferase PglX, with protein sequence MIDRKQLLADLKPLLKEFEADLRARCDEVPQIDADLQKEYAQAKDAGRTGDAYEAWRADLITQVAAAWVLSCVFVRFLEDNELISPPRISGPLHGAGDGRGMARARDERDLYFKDHAKNTDRDYLLAVFDDMAKLPGAKDIFGPHNLVNAYRDWLSGDAAQKLIEFFQRIDKDESGELVHDFTDPTWDTRFLGDLYQDLSEAARKKYALLQTPVFVEEFILDRTLEPAIDAFGLKGLRMIDPACGSGHFLLGAFARVLKRWRTLEPATPDRELINNAAASIHGVDLNPFAVAIARFRLLAAAMRECHLRRLAHAPTFRFRLACGDSLLHGARESDLGLVADPLGQHVYGAEDLPTLRQILRPNHYHVVVGNPPYIAVKDSALRAHYRDRFTTCYGRYTLSVPFFERFFDLAIQPSDSRDVSQSGFIGKITANAFMKREFGKRLIEKYLAGLDLTHVIDTSGAYIPGHGTPTVIIFARNRLPVGDQVRAVMGIRGEPRAPEDPARGLVWTAILHQIDVPGSESTYISVADSDRKHFANHPWSIGGGGAADLKASLDEGCELRVVDVAESTGIMSVTGEDELYIFPDVLAIRRLRIEASRSLVMGDQIRDWQCDQPRPALWPYDTDLKPRPLESMPNMAQLLWQHRSVLSRRKKFGTPMLERGMTWYEWQELYTDKLKTALALVYGEVATHNNFVFDRGGRIFNRTAPLIKLRSDATDSDHFPLLGILNSSLTCFWLKQGAHNKGDSTDDQGARTTGDVAFNTYAFNARLLERLPLPSERPQAIPRQLDKLSRRYRELTPDANGLLTNNTEREAAAAEAERTLGRLIALQEELDWECYQLYGIIDNAPLSEDPPPIHGGERAFEFVLAQRIKTGEEESTWFQRHGFVPRTEMPPEWPKQYRTVVQKRIDFIRNDPRIGLIERPENKRRWHVESRPPQEQRACRAWLLCRLEYLFDLDGRMNEEGLLTAHASLREPRVTNTAQVADLARVDTDFMQVAALYAGRMDFDVARLVDELIAEESVPALPVLRYRPSGLDKRAVWERTWDLQREEDRLTAAREAAHDALQAEEDRIRERFPEETRELKASRALLLDLCKKLYRDFAPKAEVTWEYEPEITAGVLLSHGVPSEGLILARQMEDLKNTVHKQSMNLDSLVREPCKDDRDYQAALEHLDSIPQPPEIAVPPKYKSSDFLDGNYWRLRGKLDVPKERWVSFPYCEGEDGTLVIAWAGYDHLQLARAIAERYELAKEQEGRKLVPLLAAIGQLIPWLKQWHNELDPAYGTRMGDYFENYLAEEAKAIGKTVDEVMAWKPPADAIQKKRRRRTKVT